The genome window gaaaatagaatTGAACAAATATTTCGAAACAAATTTTTCTGCTCAAAAGTGGACAAACAATATGAAACGAagggaataatatatattttcattttaaatttacatttttttgagctatatgaataatatttattttgatgtgaaaatattttttttgttgtttttcctaaaaaatttaaattttttattgtaaaatgaaaataaaatatgataaagaCATAAATTGGACATATGTGATATGtagttttagaaaaatataatattattttcaatatatttacataaatttaGAAGTGATATTAATTTTAAGAGATTATatggttaaaatataaaatattttaattaattaaataacttATATCTAGGCCCGTTGAAAACatacatttcatttcaaatgataagATTTGAGctatcatttcaaattctcaaatttatacCGATATTTGAATGtctgaattttaaataaaaatctaaatataaattttcaaaacagattatttgattaaatttaaaatttaaaatgaaatccTGACATCAAAGCAAACACTTGCCCATAAAACAAATACAACAAAAAGAAAAGGCAAAAAGTACTTGGACACTGCACTGAAAAGAATGGGCCAGACTGAAAATCAGATCATTTAGTTGGGTCTAAATAACAAACCCATTGATTCATTTAGGATCCGAAAGCTTCAGTTCCATTGCAGATCTCATCGGTTAGTTTTCAATCTCTCTTTCCCCAATTTctctacatatttttattttctgtatAATCTCCGCTCTTAATCCACTTATTCATCTTAATTCCTTATTGATTTCGCTTAAAAATCCGATCTTGTCACTAAAATTCGATGTATTATTAGTTTATAATCACGATTAGTCAATAGCTGAATCGCAATTGAGATGATATTAGTATCGTGATTCTACATTTTTCGCTTGTGTTTCGCATCTGCTGACTTttgttgtataatttatatgtttgatgCTCGTTGAGGTTCCCCATTGTGGTAGCTAGCTCGATAAAAGTGAGTCTactattttgtttgttttgtttgttcggGATTAGTCTCAAGTAAGTTGAGTGTAAGATTATGGAGGACTTGTTGAAGATCTAAGGCGATCTAAGACACCAAATTTAGTGTACAAATTTACACCAAGTGTTtttttgacaccaaatttggtgtcactGTTAAGAACTGAAAAACAGTAAAAGCAATTCTGGGAAACTTACTACTTCATTACTGAATAACCTGGCTTACATATATCCTTCTACATAAGAGAATGAGAAATAATAGCTCACGTATCCAACGTGATAACTGCAACTAAGGAAAGCAAAGCACTAAACACGTACTGAACAGAAAAACTAACAACTAAACACGTTCCTAAATATTAGGAGTTATTCAAACTGAACTAGAAATCTTATCTAAAACCCAAACAAACCTAAACGACTCTTTCATTCCCTCCCTTAAACTAGTTCCTGGCTGCAACTAGTTTAATTCAGGAACTTGGCAAACTCCCAGCTGACTTCGAAACCTTTCAAATGCATCAACTGTAACTGGCTTTGTCATGCCATCTGCCAACTGATCTTCAGTTCTGCAATAAACCAAGGCAACTACTTCTTCCTGTGTAAGATCACGAAGGAAGTGGAAACGAACATCAATGTGCTTGCTTCGACCATGCAACACAGGATTTCTTGACAATTTGATCGTAGAACTATTATCACAGAAAATTGTAGTGCACCTGCTTTCCTCCATACCCAGCTTCTCATATATTCTCTTCATCCAGATAGCTTGACTAGCACAAGAAGCTGCAGCCACAAACTCTGCTTCAGTGGTTGACAATGTAACTATCGGTTGTTTCTTTGATGACCATGCCACCGCACCAGTCCCCAACATAAACACATAGCCCGACGTACTTTTCCTGTCTTCTATGTCTCCAGCATTGTCACTATCTGTATAGCCAATGAGACCTTCACATTTCCCTCCCTTCTTGTAGAAAATTCCAAGTCCAATGCTTCCCTTCAAATACCTCAATATTCTTTTAGCTGCTAACATGTGCAACTCAGTGGGTTTAGCCATGTACCTGCTATTTTAAACTTACTGCAAACATCAAGTCTGGCCTTGTAGCTGTTAGATACATGAGACATCCTACTATTTGCTTGAACATGGTCTCGTCAACTCCAACCCCATTTTCATCTTTAAACAACTTACAACCTGGAACAATGGGATTACGAACCGAGTTGCTGTTTTCCATCTTGAACCTCTTTAACACTTCCAAAGCATACTTCCGCTGGCAAATATAGATCCCATCTGAATTCTGCAATACTTCTATACGAAGGAAGAACCTCATTTTTCCTAAATCCGTCATATCAAACTCTCTCAACATGGAATTCTTAAATTCCGCAAACATCAGTTCATCATTGCCAGTAAATATCAAATCATCTACATATAAACTAACAATGAGTGTCTTACCTCCCTCCTTTGTTTTAGTGAACAAAGTATGCTCATTGTGACATTTATCGAACCCTTCCTTTATGAAATGTGACTCGATACGACTGAACCAGGCTCGTGGAGCTTGTTTTAGTCCGTAAAGAGCTTTCTTCAGCTTATATACTTTATGTGGATGATCTTTCAGCTCATAACCCCTAGGTTGTTCCACGTACACTTCTTCGTTAAGTTCCCCGTGTAGGAAAACAGATTTTACGTCGAGTTGATACAGAGACCATCCTTTTTGAGCTGCTAAGGCCACAATTGTTCTCACTGTATCCATTCTCGCAACTGGTGCAAACACTTCCGTGTAGTCAATCCCTTCTTGTTGCACATACCCTTTTGCTACCAAACGCGCTTTGTATTTGTCCACTTCTCCATTCTCCTTTAGCTTAGTCTTATAGACCCACTTCACCCCAATCTTCTTTGCATAAGAAGGCAGATCAGTGAGTTCCCATGTGTTGTTTTTTTCTATAGCCTTTATTTCTGCATCCATAGCAATCTTCCAGTTGTCATGCTTTATTGCTTCTTCAAAAAATAAGGGATCTGCTGAAGCATATAAAACAAAATGAGCATCTGTTCCTTCTTCATCTGAAAGTCCTTCTCCACTTACAGTCACGCTATCCATTTGGCTTAATTTTTATACTATTTAAGTGTTGCATTGGAGTTGGTTTTACACTATAATAGCGCTATAGTGTtgggttggagttgctctaaggaTCACTGTTACTATTAATGTAATAATGAACGGCTTTAATAACACTATTTGGCCTCCTGTCTAGAGAATAGTAATCTCATCTGTTCTACATGCTTTTATTTTTGCTTTTATGCGAAGACTCTGATATATGTTCTATTTGCAGGATGTCGTTGATTACTTAAGTTTATTAAATTCAGATATAGTAAATCTTGTTGATTTGCGGGTCTGCAAGATAAAAGCTAACAGGGAAACCGAAAGTCTTTTTTAGGAAGAAAAAATAATCATTTACTTTTCCAGCTAGGGTAAGgctttgtatttatttttactttCTATATATTCTCTTTACATTCTATGAATACAGGGAATGAAGCCTCATCAAATCTGATTAGTAATTGAATAACTCTATTTCAATCAGTTATGCAGCTTCTCATTAGTTTATTCGTTAAATCAAGTCAGTTATGGTATAGTGTGTTTCTGTGTAACTAGAACTGAGTAATTGGCTGTCATTTTGTTTATATGTGTTatagttttattgtttttttgttctatttgtaaaaaatatttgcatTGTCGAATGTACATTGTGTATTTTCATCCTTTTACCTTGATTTGGTAGGCTTGTTTGCATCTAATAACAAAACTATCATTTTGATCGCCAGGTTCTGATTAATTAGTTTTCAATGAAAATTATGTTGTGTAATTATACTTGGTAAGTATTGTTAGTGTGTTGTCTGATTAATTGGTAGGCTTGTTtgcatctaatattttttttgatctatttcttaatatatcaatatatcaatatatccctgacaaaaaaaatatcaatatatcaatttgtttttaaaatttggtgAATTTGACAGCTTACAATTGAGGCCGCCGCGATTTGCAGCGGGCGACACACCGCAAGGACCCTAATTAATCAGACAACACAAAAACCAGTATCGAAGCTCGAGATCAACTCTAATGGACTCCCTGGCACCCTCCGGCGGCGGCAACGGCGTCGTTTCGACCACCGAAACAACAGCAGCAACATCATCACAAGATCCTAAACAAAACCTAGATGAAACCATTAATTCAATTCAAAAATCCCTGGGATTGCTTCACCAGCTCTATCTCACCGTCTCTTCTTTCAATCTCGCTTCTCAACCACATCTCCTTCAACGCctgtatgtaattgttttcgAACCCCAtctgtttaatttaattaattatctgTTTGTGGGTCTGGTTAATTATACGATGAGTTTTGGCAGGAACAACCTTGTGTTGGAACTTGATAACATGTCGAAATTGTCGGAGAAGTGCAACATTGATGTGCCTGTGGAAGTGTTGAAGTAAGTGGGTTTTGTTGAAAATTATGTTTATCGGGTTTTGGTGCAAGTGTTTTGATTAATTTGTGTTATTGGTAGTTTGATTGATGATGGGAAGAATCCGGATGAGTTTACGAGGGATGTGTTGAATAAATGTATTGCCAAGAATCAGATTACCAAAGGCAAGGCTGATGCGTTGAAGGTAATTGTCGTGTCCCTGTTTTGGTaatgtatgtt of Daucus carota subsp. sativus chromosome 3, DH1 v3.0, whole genome shotgun sequence contains these proteins:
- the LOC108210915 gene encoding mediator of RNA polymerase II transcription subunit 10b, with the translated sequence MDSLAPSGGGNGVVSTTETTAATSSQDPKQNLDETINSIQKSLGLLHQLYLTVSSFNLASQPHLLQRLNNLVLELDNMSKLSEKCNIDVPVEVLNLIDDGKNPDEFTRDVLNKCIAKNQITKGKADALKGLRKHLLEELDQSFPDEVETYREIRSASAAEAKRVAQAQSMLPNGDVKVKPEV